The following proteins are co-located in the Triplophysa dalaica isolate WHDGS20190420 chromosome 2, ASM1584641v1, whole genome shotgun sequence genome:
- the LOC130436125 gene encoding uncharacterized protein LOC130436125, with the protein MMFCCVVCVWIFLTEIRSSSTNGIETHGYTGKHVTISCQHSWAWSNRKYFCRDPCEEEDILVSSDRSPNGRFSLKYLGKGTSTVTITDLKETDSGIYWCGVDRVGVDTYEKVNLRVSKGKITVFPFTVNKPHHPVHFQMNRFIPNIDITQTLPISTQQQESQLATSSRTSRSSTLEHTTHVPSVTVSSVSVNIWLYAVGGLIAIVILVCGPVAVCHYKKLVKTAEGLVPVTTVYHNEDAVEEDTNLYENDDQDTRNSKKMKSKMLESEVLKSQSHSVYENVELKPGQSHLHQQLMLKEARHYPQRYEITEDTSKRLLLNAFSSHEAHPHRSIPKTQLKLMEIRGLLLKMRFYCVLSFWIFLSEVKTSSSEELFFDGRTGKVIIISCHHVFAKNNRKYFCRDPCKYRDVLVSSDRSPNGRFTLNDSMTGTFTVSITDLQESDSGIYWCGVDRVGVDTFHKINLRVHEESETHTASIQELTTRTDSVFTSPNSETSTHTPLKTGLVKASSSPDAFTDEDAKAVPVYSVLYVVVGLVVMLTVISVGLVCVCRYKERLQTSARGVSRTSTHVDNEFNSDEGHAVYENYLDASANATKQMPKHKTKDLESTEDPIYQNVCDNTGHEDGFYTDL; encoded by the exons ATGatgttctgttgtgttgtgtgtgtatggatCTTTCTGACAG AAATTAGAAGTTCATCTACAAATGGAATTGAGACGCATGGATACACCGGAAAACACGTCACCATTTCATGTCAACACAGCTGGGCTTGGAGCAACAGAAAGTATTTCTGCAGAGATCCATGCGAAGAGGAAGATATCCTAGTATCATCTGATCGGTCACCAAACGGGAGATTCAGTCTGAAGTATCTTGGAAAGGGAACGTCCACAGTGACCATCACTGATCTAAAGGAGACAGACTCTGGGATTTACTGGTGTGGAGTGGACAGAGTTGGTGTAGACACATATGAGAAGGTCAATCTGAGAGTATCTAAAGGTAAAATCACAGTGTTTCCATTCACTGTAAATAAACCGCATCACCCCGTTCATTTCCAAATGAATCGATTTATCCCAAACATAGACATAACTCAAACTCTTCCTATATCAACACAACAACAAGAATCTCAATTAGCCACATCAAGCAGAACATCCAGATCTTCAACCCTTGAACACACCACACACGTACCTTCAGTGACAG TCTCATCAGTGTCTGTAAACATCTGGCTGTATGCTGTTGGTGGTCTGATCGCAATCGTCATACTTGTTTGTGGACCAGTTGCTGTTTGTCACTACAAGAAGTTAGTCAAGACAGCAGAGG GTCTTGTTCCAGTGACAACAGTCTACCACAATGAAGATGCAGTTGAAGAG GATACCAACCTATATGAAAATGATGATCAAGACACACGGAACAGCAAAAAGATGAAATCTAAGATGTTGGAGTCTGAAGTCCTGAAGAGCCAATCACATTCAGTCTATGAGAATGTGGAGCTCAAGCCGGGCCAGTCACAT CTTCACCAGCAGCTGATGCTTAAAGAGGCACGACATTACCCacagag ATATGAGATTACGGAGGACACAAGCAAGCGTTTACTATTGAACGCTTTCAGCTCTCACGAGGCCCATCCTCACCGATCAATTCCGAAGACTCAACTTAAACTCATGGAAATAAGAGGATTACTGCTTAAAATGAGGTTCTACTGCGTTCTCTCGTTCTGGATATTTCTGTCAG AAGTCAAGACGTCTTCTTCTGAGGAGCTTTTCTTCGACGGACGTACGGGAAAAGTCATCATCATTTCATGCCATCATGTTTTTGCCAAGAACAACAGAAAGTATTTCTGCAGAGACCCATGTAAATACAGAGATGTTCTAGTATCATCTGACCGGTCACCTAATGGGAGATTCACATTGAATGATTCTATGACAGGAACGTTCACAGTGTCCATCACTGATCTACAGGAGTCTGACTCTGGGATTTATTGGTGTGGAGTGGACAGAGTTGGTGTAGACACGTTTCATAAAATCAACCTGAGAGTACATGAAgaatctgaaacacacacagcttcTATACAAGAGCTGACCACACgaacagattcagttttcaCATCCCCAAACAGTGAgaccagcacacacacaccactgaAAACAG GTCTTGTCAAAGCATCAAGTTCACCTGATGCTTTTACTGACGAAGACGCAAAAGCAG TCCCTGTATATTCTGTCCTCTACGTGGTCGTGGGACTGGTTGTAATGTTGACTGTAATTTCAGTCGGACTGGTCTGTGTTTGTCGGTACAAAGAGAGACTCCAGACATCAGCAA GAGGTGTGTCAAGAACGTCTACACATGTTGACAATGAGTTTAATAGTGACGAG GGTCACGCTGTTTACGAGAACTATCTTGATGCGAGTGCCAACGCTACCAAACAGATGCCAAAACACAAGACTAAAGACTTAGAAAGCACAGAGGATCCGATCTACCAGAACGTATGTGACAACACTGGCCATGAAGATGGATTCTATACCGATCTTTGA